The Verrucomicrobium spinosum DSM 4136 = JCM 18804 DNA segment GGGTAGGGGACTATGGGGGGCGGGGGGGGGGGCGGTTGCAGCCTGCGCTTGGTTACGTGCGCAGTTCATTGGTGAATAAGTTGCCATTCTTGGTTGCCGCTCAATCGCTCGCGAAGGTTGTTGGATTTCACCTTTTGAGTTGGGCGGATGACGTGTGGGAAGGTGTCGAGAAGCCACCTGCCGAAGCGCATACTGAAAGCTTTGAGTGGGTCGGTCGACGAGGCAAAGTGGCTGAATTCTGCCACGAAGAGCTCTGGATGCTTACTCCTGAACTCTCGCTCGACAGTGTGGGAGTCGAAGCGATCGGCCTGGGCAGTGAGGATGGAAAGAACATGGTGAGCAGTGACGTAGTTCATTTGACCGTTGTGTGTCTGGTTAACTGTTCGAGTCCGGGCAGGACTCTTCCCCCCCCTGCTTAATACGGGGAAGCGGGCGTTTTCCACTGCGGTTTCTGGGAGAACGGTTGGTTTTGTTTCCGTTTCCCCACGCTCCCATCGTGATGGTTGGGTTGGTTTGTAATCAGCGGACACCATGCCGTGTTCGTTCTCGAGGTCTGGTTAGCTCCAGTCATCAGGTCCTGTCGTGTTATACAAGCCCGTCCATCCGGACGCCACAACTTCAAGACGGTCTTTCAAGCGCCTGATCTCGTCGCGCATCTCGAAGCCATGAAAACCAGTCGGTTCGTGCTTTGGGATGAGTGCCTGAATGCGGAAAACATCCCTCGCAGGGGCAAACGTGTGGCGCTCATGATCAGGCGTCTTCTGGTTGCGTCTCATCGAGGAATGCTGAAAACGATGGGAACTGCTCCCGGAACTCGTAGCCCTCCATGTAATGGATCTGTCCAAATCTGCCGTCAGAAACATCGATGTAGAGGTAACCGCCCAACAGATTCCCACCGATATGCATCAGCGACTTTTCCGGAATGCCAATCCGCTTCTGATCGTCATTCTGCAAAATGTCATCAGCGGTCAGAAGGGAATCGACGACACCTGAGCGGGGCGGGAGGAAAAGCCGGGCGTGATCGAGGAAGCTATCGCGATGATCCACCAGAAAACTCCGATAGTCCTCTGGCAGGCGAATCCCCAGTCGTTTTTCAAGTTCCAGAACAGGCTCGTACATGTGTTGGCAGTGGTGATTAACGACCCAAACTCCGGGACCCGGCCCTCGGGAAGCCACGATGGCAATAGCAGCCAGATGGCCGGGTACGCTGCAGCGCATGGTCAGGCGTTGCGATCATGTTTGATGAAGCGTCGACAGTCGAGTTGGTAGCCGAGATGCTCGTAGAAAGCATGTGCGTCCGGACGATGGTCGCCGCTGGTAACCTCGATGCGGGCGCATCCATGTGCCCGGGCAAACTCTTCGGCAGCCGCCACAAGCAACCGACCGATGCCGCGCTGGCGAAAAGTGGGCGCTACAACCAGGCTCGTGATGCGACCAAGGAATCCATCGGCATGAAACAATGGGATGCAATGAAAAGAGGCAACGCCAGCAATACGTTGCGTTGAGGCGGCAACGAAAACGGCGGTGGTGGCAGAAGCCTCGCAATCGATGATGCGTTGCGCAACGCTCGCGACTGGCGAGGGATAGCCAAGGGTCGCGAGCAATTCAGCGACGGCGGGAGCATCGTCCGGCTGCGCGCTCCGAATCACGGCTGGTAATGTTTCAGGTGGGTGGTCGGTGATTGCTTTCACAAGAGACGAGTGACGCCTGCCGAATAATTATGCCAATGAACCCCTGTCCACCCCGGCCATCGGCCGTTACGCAGACAGCGGCAGCTCCGGGGATGTTCAGGGTAGATCTGGTTGGGAAACTGACACAGGGGCAATTTTTGTCACGGAGTTCCTCTATCTGTGAGGGGGGGAGTAGGGGTGTGAGTAGCATCCAATTGGGGTGTGATGCCCATGGGTGACATCCGTCTCCCGTCTGATTGGGCGGGTCGGAACGTATGAGGGCGAGGAGGGAGGCTTCTGCAACAGGCGATGCTCCAACTGAACCGGCGGGACGCCGGTAGCACGCCCCGGCTGGAAGCCGGTGTTACGGGCGAACAATCCGGACCGCGCTTTTACAAACGCAGCCACGAGCGCCTCTGCCGCAGTTGTTCGTAGTACAAACTTTAGTTTGCTCAGGACGCGCAACCCCTGATCGACTGAGGCAAACTGAAGTTTGAACTACAAACAGCTTCGGGCAGGCTGAAGCCTGTGCTCACTACAGCTCCCGCGCCCCACCACCTTGACGCACCGACGCACCGACGCACCGACGCACCTGCGCACCTGCGCACTGGGCCGAAGGCACCTTGCCAGAGAATCTGCGCCGCCCAGGAGGGGTGCGCTGCGGTGCACTTGTTCGGTCTTGCTGCTCACTTGTTTGCGCCATACCGCTTTACCTCCTCCGAAAGCTTTTTCACCGTCTTCTTCTGGAGTTCCACCTGCACAACAGCCGTTCCTTCATAGCCGTTGTCACCCGCTTTGCCCGCGTGTGGTCCGCTGATCTTCAGGTGCAGGATGTGGCCCGCCTTCCAAGCAACCGGATAGATCCAAGGATTGTCTTCTCCTGCAGCAATCTCGGGCATCGGGATCTGTTGAAAGCCTTTGCCGTCCCAAGCGAAAAGGCAGGTCCGAAACAGCTTTGAATATCCGGCTGAAATCGCGAGAATACGCGAGTCCGGGCTCCATCTAAGGTGCTCAGGATAGAATTCAAGAATGTCGGTTCCGTCGATTCTCGGTGGGGAGGAGAAAAGGATCTTCTCCTCCTTGCCTCTAATCTCCAATCGCTTCGTGTTCGTGTTGGCCACCTTGGCGACGGTCACGCGGAATTCACCATCTGGAGATGCCGTGCGGGCGGCTTCCGGCACATCTTCCGCGAAGAGCGATACTGTCAGAGCAAGGATTGCAAGCAGTTTGATCATGTAGTTACTTCAACAAGTGACTGTGCCAATACTTTCTATGCATCCCGGTCGTCGAGGCAAACATCAATAGGAACAACACCATCCTTCGTCTTAATGAAATCGCCAGGCGTTACATTCCTGGCAAAAATCCCATCCACGCGTCGCCAATCATTCAAGGTTACTTGTGAAAAGCCAAAGCTTTGCATGCACTCGGTCATTTCCTCAGTGGATGGGTGAGGCGAAGAGGGGTCGGCAGCTTCGCGCCATGGTTGAGAAGTAATGACAATACTTCCATCAGTAAGGTAGCCAGGGCGTGTCGCTTTGATTGCCCTGTTGCGCTCCGTGTCTTTCCACACCAAGTGTTTGGAGCCGACGTAAAGCGGCTCTCCATACTTGTTAAAAACCTCTTCTATTGTCATGGAATCGACCTTAAATTGGTTCTTCTGTTCTCTCGAAGACTGACGGTTGTAGCGCTTGGTCAGGAGCCTTGGAGTTCATGGCAGATACGGTCGAATCGCTCGAAGTACTGACGTTGGAGTGCGGCAGTCGCGAGTGAAAAAGATTCGTGGGTGAAGGGAAGGGACAGCTCTGCCGCAAGCTGCGCTCCCTCGCGTTTAAAGCTGGGATAGAGATCGCGGGCGGTGGCGAGGTCTCCGGCGTTGCGCATGCCATAGTCCGCAACCCAGAGGCAGTAGATCAGGCGCTCACGTGCCGTAAGGCCGCTAACACCAGTGCTGGCCTTTTTCTCGATGACGGCGTCACCGGCATCAATAATCCACGTCTCATGGTCGTACGATGTCTTCATGTTACTAATGCTCCCAAGGTTTGCGATAGCCGGAGCGTTCGTGGCAGGGAAAGGTTGCGCAGACAGGGGCTGCATTCCGGTGGCCCCGCGTGTGGCATGGGTTGAGAATCTTGCACCTGGTCTTGTTTTGTCACGAGTTTTTGCGACCGGGTTGCCCCGCACGCATTCGTTGGCCTTCATGCGGCTGGGGATGAGAATATTGCTTCCTGTTTGATGAGGCTGATGAACCATCAGTCCAGCCCCCGCAGGCTGAAGCCCTGTGCTCCTTAAAGCTCCCGCCCCCAACACCTTGACGCACTGCCCACTGGCGCACCGACGCACTGGGGCCGAAGGCCTGACCGCGTTTTTACAAACGCAGCTACGAGAGCCAATGCATCAACGCATCCCGCCGCGTTTTTTCCGCCTGCCGCCCCGCGCCCTCAGCCTCCGCAGGCTGAAGCCTGTACTCCGTCCAACTCCGGATCCAACACCTTGACGCACTGCCCACCGACGCACCGACGCACTGGCGCCGAAGGCCTGACCGCGTTTTTACAAACGCAGCTACGAGAGCCAATGCATCAACGCATCCCGCCGCGTTTTTTTCCGCCTGCCGCCCCGCGCCCTCAGCCTCCGCAGGCTGAAGCCCTATACTCCGTCCAACTCCGGATCCAACACCTTGACGCACTGCCCACCGACGCACTGGGGTCGAAGGCCTGACCGCGTTTTTACAAACGCAGCTACGAGAGCCAATGCATCAACGCGTCCCGCCGCGTTTTTTTCCGCCTGCCGCCCCGCGCCCTCAGCCTCCGCAGGCTGAAGCCCTATACTCCGTCCAACTCCGGATCCAACACCTTGACGGACTGACGGACTGACGCACTGACGGACTGACGCACTGACGCACTGACGCACTGACGCACTGACGCACTGACGCACTGACGCACTGACGCACTGACGCACTGACGCACTGACGCACTGACGCACTGACGCACTGACGCACTGACGCACTGACGCACTGACGCACTGACGCACTGACGCACTGACGCACTGCCCACTGCCCACTGCCCACTGCCCACTGCCCACTGCCCACTGCCCACTGCCCACTGCCCACTGCCCACTGCCCACTGCCCACTGCCCACTGCCCACTGCCCACTGCCCACTGCCCACTGCCCACTGCCCACTGCCCACTGCCCACTGCCCACTGCCCACTGCCCACTGCCCACTGCCCACTGCCCACTGCCCACTGCCCACTGCCCACTGCCCACTGCCCACTGCCCACTGCCCACTGACGCACTGCCCACTGACGCACCGACGCACTGCCCACTGACGCACTGCCCACTGCCCACTGCCCACTGACGCACCGACGCACCGACGCACCGACGCACCGACGCACCGACGCACCGACGCACTGCCCACTGGCGCACCTACGCCAAACTGGTCAAAAAAGAGCCCTTTTTGGTCTAAATATCACAAATTCTTGTCCAATAGGCACAAGAAAAACTATCCATTTGGCTAGATGATTCATTGTGCGGTACCGTGAGGCATGAGGTAATCCCTTATGCGTCTCTTGGATCGGACTTATGCCAGCTTCCATCGTCATGACCTCTGCGCCCCGTTCCCTCCGGCTGACACCCCACCAACGCCAGACCATGGCTGCACTGGCTGAGAAGCTGGACTCGGCGCAGGAGCACGCCACCGTCGTCCTCACCGAGACGGAGGAGATGCTTTCCAAGCGGGCCAAGGCCATCCTCATGATGGAGTCTGGCCGGGATCGTGGAGAGATCTGCCGCGAGCTCAAGCTGGGCAACTCTGAGCTCACCCGGGTGCGGCATCGCTTCCTCCTGCTCGGCCTTTCCGGCCTTCACGATGTCAGTTCCCAGCCTTCGTATCGCCCCACTGCGACCGGGATGATCAGCCGGACGGTGGCCCCTGTTTTGACTCCACCCCGGCCCGTGACGGCAGCGGTTCACCCGCCTGCCGCCCCAGTGGGCCACAGTCCCATTCAAGCTCCTCCCTCGACACCCATGCCCCACCTCCGCTCCGACAAAATGAATGCCGCCAATGCGGCCGGGCGTTTCCAAGCCTTGCGGGCGCTACTGGGCATCAGCCGCCCGCAACTGGCCCAGTGGCTGGGAGTCACGCGCCAGTACATCACCAAGATCGAGGGAGGCATGCCCCCCTCCAAGCCCGTGATGCTGCTGGTGGAGCGGCTGGAAGAGGAGGCTCGCCAGAATGCCGACCTCAACGGAAAGCCCCGGGATGTGGAGCCAGTGTCCCGCGGTTTCGCCATCGCCGGTGCAGCCCTGGAAACCCTCTCCCGTGCGCAAATTGCCTCCCTGCAAAACTCCGGCGGCGCCCATGCTGCTCAGCCCACGCGCCTGACACCCCGTGCCAGCGGTGTGCAGGTGGAGGCCCCCGTCTTTTCCGCCCGCTCTGTCCCGTTGCTGGCCATGCATGAGGCCGCGGATCTGCCCACCCCTGCTGTGGCCGCCCATCATGGGCGTCAGCATCTCGCCTTTGTGGTGGAGGATGAGCAGGCCTTTGCCGTCCGCATCAACGGCGAAGCCATGGCCCCGCATTATCCTGAGGGCTGCATCGCCATCATCTGCCCCGGCCTCCCCAGCCGCAATGGCGACCTCGTCCTCGCGCGTCTCAGAGACGAGCGCGGTGGTGGCACCATCCTCCGCCTCGTCCACTTCATCCAGGACGGCGAGAGCCTCGTCCTCACCAGCACCCACGCCGCGTATCCGCCGCTCACAGTGCAGAAGGAGGACCTGCTGTGGCTGGCTCCGGTGACCGTGAGCTTGCGGCATTTGAGGTAGGAAGTTCTTCGTTCTTGGTTCTTGGTTCTTGATTGAGCCTGATTTCTCCACCAGCCCTGGCGCGAGCCTTTACACGGAGTTTGGATGTCCTCTCCCCCTGCTCCCAGGCAACAGACAGGCAACAGACAGGCAACAGCGTGACCGCTCGTCTGAGGTCCAGAGGATGTCCGCAGCAGGGTTGGAGTACCGCCTTTAGGCGGAATCAGTCGCCAGAGCTGGGCGTGGCCACCAATCTCTATCACTTCCGCTCCACCCACCACACCCTCCGTACACTTTCCGTCAGTCGAGGTGCCTCCTCGCGTCACCTTCAGCCCAAGCGCCCAATACCCCGCCTAAAGGCGGAACTCCAACCCCGGTGCGATCTCTTTCAGGCAGCAGGGATACGTCATCGCGTTGCTCACGTTTCCTCATTCCTGCCGGGCACACTCGTCCTTGCTCCCAGAAAGCAAACCACAGAAGCTTCAGATGGTGCCTGCCAAGGAAACTGGGGGGAAGCATAGACTGACAGGCTTCAGATGGCCTCTGCCTGGGAAGCTCGGGGAGCGCACGCATCCTGCGTGCTGTTTGCAGCCTCTTGCCGCGAACGTCAGTCTCGCAGGTTCCTTGGCAGGCCCTAGCTGGAGCTTCTACGGTATCTCCACGCCCACCCACCTCCACCTACTCTGAGTCTGCCAGTTTCAACAGCCATTTTTCAAACGATGTCGCCTGCATCCGGCAATTGCGCCTGATATGATCCGCGACAAAAACAGGAGTCATCGGTATGTCCAGGTCGAAAAACACTTCGTTGCCAGCGCGATCAAGCGCGAAGACAAAGAAGACGCTTTCGAGCGGCCGTCCCAGCCAGCTCTTGCTCCTCCGGCGCATGTTTTCGGAAATGAGCTGGTCAGCATCCAGGAAAAGGCCGGGCAATTGATGACTCCATTTTGAGAGAATGAACCGCCGATAGTCCGGCGGCATGCGGATGCCCAAGGTAACCAGCGTTATAGTCTGATCTAACTCCCCACATCATTCGCGCCGTGGTTGGAGTTCCGCCTTTAGGCGGGTCAATGGACATCGTGCCCACGACTCTCTCCTCAGCCCCCGCTTGAATGACTCTGGGCCTGCAAGTCCTGAGCTTCCACTGATTCCGCCTAAAGGCGGTACTCCAACCCCGGCCCGATCCTTTACAGAAAGCACCTTCACTTCACCCCGCTGCTCTCATCTTGCCCAGAACGCTGGGTGGATGGGCACCTTCCAAACAACATCTCCCCACCCACCACCCCAACCAAGAACCAAGAACCAAGAACCCACTTGCGACCCACCCCTGACCCACCTACCACTTACCTTTTACCGCTCACCGCTCACCGCTCACCGCTCACCGCTCACCGCTCACCGCTCACCGCTCACCGCTCACCTCCCACCGAAAATGCCGACCTTCCTCCACACCGCCGACTGGCAACTGGGCAAGCCCTTTGCCCGGGTGGAGGATGATGCCAAGCGTGCTTTGCTCCAGCAGGAGCGGATCGAGGTGCTCCGGCGCATCGGCACCCTGGCGCGGGAGCGCAAGGCCGCGTTCATCCTCGTGGCGGGGGATCTCTTTGACTCCACCACGCCCTCCAAGTCCACCGTCGCGGCCGCATGCAGCGCCATCCGGGAGATGGGCGTGCCGGTGTATGCCATCCCCGGGAACCACGACCATGGCGGCGTGGGCAGTGTGTGGACCCAGCCCTTCTTTGAGCTCACGCGGCAACAGCTCGCGCCGAATCTGCACCTCCTCCTCGAACCCCGTCCCATCGAGCTGGACTCGGCCATCCTCCTCCCGTGCCCGCTGCTGCGCCGTCATGAGGTGACCGACCCCACCGCGTGGTTGCGCAATCCCGAGCTCACAGACTCCCTGCCCGCCGACAAGCCGCGCATCGTCCTTGCGCATGGCAGCATCCAGGGCTTTGGCTCGCAGGAGGACGATGACGAACTGGGGGCCGGCTCCGGGACTGCCGCGGGCATCGCCAATTTCCTCGATCTCACCCGCCTGCCTGCCGGATCCTGCGACTACCTCGCGCTGGGTGACTGGCATGGGATGAAGGAAATTACGCCCGGTGCCTGGTACGCGGGCACACCGGAGCGCGACCGCTTCCCCAAAGGGGAGGGCAATCAGCCCGGTCACGTCCTCTGCGTCACCGTGGAGCGCGGCTCTGCCCCGGTGGTGGAGCCAGTGGCCACTGCCCGCTTCGGCTGGCATCAGATCGAGCAGGAATTTCGCGATGACTCCGACCTGGAGGCCTGCGCCGCGCGGGTGGAGGAGCTGCTCGCCGGACGTTCCGGGGCGGACCTGTTGAGGCTCGAACTCCGCGGCCGTCTCGGCATGGACGCCATGACCCGGCTGGAGACCCTGCTGGAGCTCTGGCAGTCCCGGCTGCTACGGCTGAAGCTCAGCAACCAGACCCGGCTGGCCCCCTCCGACGCGGAGGTGGAGGCGCTGACCCGCCGCGCGGGTGATCCGCTCATCTCCCGCGTGGCCATGCGTCTCGTCGCCCGGGCCGCAGGCGCGGATGAGAACGCGGCCGCCGTGGCCCGCATCGCCCTGCGGGAGCTCCACGCACAGACTGCCGGGATGCCCCGTGCACTTTCCTGAAACCCATCCCCCTGCATGCGCTTCAAGTCCATCACCGTCCGCAACTACCGGGTCCACCGGGAGGTGACGGTCCCGCTGGACCCGATGCTGAACGTGATCGGCGGCCCCAATGAGGCGGGCAAGAGCACGCTGCTGGAGGCCGCGCGTTATGCCCTCTTCCTCAGGGCCAGGGGCGGCGGCGAGACGCAGCGGAGCATGCACTCCCTCACCCACCCAGGCGGGCATCCGGAGGTGGAGATCGAGTTCGAGATCGCCGGCACGGACTACCGTCTGGCCAAGCGCTTCAGCGGGGCCAGCGGCACGGCCGTGCTCACCCAGGCCGGCGGCAGCACCTGGCAGGCGGAGGAGGCCGAGGAAAAACTCAGCGCGCTCCTCGGCGTGGAGATCATCAGCGGGCGGGGTGCGGGCGAGAAAGTCGAGCAGCAGTGGGCGCACCTCCTCGTCAGCCAGGGGCGCTCCGGCAGCTCGCCCGTGGAGTATGCCAATGCCCAGCGGGATCAGTTGTTCACCCGTCTGCAGTCGCTCGGTGGCGCGGCCGTCATGCAGTCAGAGACGGATGCTGCCGTGGCCGGTCGTTTCCGCGATCTGGTGGAGGAATGGTTCACCAAAAACGGAGAGCCCCGGGTGGGCTCAGACTTCGGTCGCGCCGATATCGCGGTGAAGCAGGCAGAAGAGGCCGCCACGCAGGCCGCCGCCCAGTTGCGCAAGCTGGAGGAGGCCGCACAGCAGCACCAGCAGGCGGAGGCCGTGCTGGCCAGCGCGAAGCCGGAGCTGGAACGTCTCCGCTCAGAACTGCAGGCCGTGACCCAGCAGCTCAGCCGGGTGAAAGAGCTGCAGCAGCGGCAATCGACCCAGCAGACCGCGGTGCTGCATGCCGCCACCACCCACGAAAATCTGCAAAAAGGCGAGAGCGAGATCGAGCAGCTCCGCACTCAGGTGGCCCAGCTCCGCGAGGCCATGACCCCACGGGAGCAGGCCCTGGCCACGCTGAAGGCGCGGGTCGAGGAAACTCAGAAACTGGCGCAAGATCGCGAGAGCGAGCGCCACAAGCTGGATGCCACCCTGCGGGAGGCCCGCCTGCGTGCGGACGCCGCCCGCACCCAGATGGAGTGGCTCGAGAAATCCCAGGCCCTGGAGGCCCTCCGCCAGCGCATGGAGCAGGTGCGGACCCTCGCCGCCCGGCAGAAGGAGGAGGAGCAGGCCCTGGCCCGCCTGCCGCAGGTGGATGCCGCGAAGCTCAAGTCCCTGCGCAAGCTGGAGACAGACTGGATGCAGGCCGACGCCGCGCTCCAGGCCATGGCCACAGGCATCGAGGTGCTCGCCAGTGACCAGCCCATCCACCTCGGCGGCACGCCGCTCGCTCCGGGTGAGACGCGAGTTGTTTCCTCAGACGCGGAGCTGGGCATCGGCTCCGGCGTGAAGCTGCGCATCCATCCCGGCGGGGGCAGCTCCCTGGTGCAGGCCCAGCAGCGGAGGGAGAAGGCCCGCGCCGCCCTGCAGGATGACCTCGATCAATCCGGCCTGGATTCCGTGCAGGCCGCGGTGGAGGTCGCCACCCAGCGCCAGTTGAAGGAGGGCGGGATCGGCGCGCTCAAGGCGCAACTCGACGGACTCGGCGCTGGCAAAATAGGCCGCGAACTGGCCGCCGCCGAGCAGGAGGAAGCCCGCGTGCTGGCCGAACTGGAGCGCCGTCGGGCCGCGTGCTCGGATCTGCCCACTGTGGCCGATCTGGCCGGGGCCCGCGCCTTGACCGCGACCACCGGAGCCACCCTGCGCGAGCTGGAGATTCAGGAAACCACCCTCAAGGGCGTGCTGGATGCCAGCAGCCGCGCCGCGCGTGAGGCCGCCACCCAGCATGACAGGCAGCACCAGGCGCACCAGGCAGAGAAGGACCAGCTCACCACCCGCGAGGCCCAGCTCGCCCAGATGGTGAAGATGCACGGCGATGACGCCGAGCGCACCGCGAGACTACAGGAGGCCCTCACGCACCGCCGCGAGTTCGAGGAGCAACTCGCCCGCACCCAGCGGGAACTCACCGCCCTCCAGCCAGATTTGCTCGCCGGGGATGAGCTGCGGCTCAAGCGCTCCATTAAAATCAAGGATGAAGCTGTCAGTCAGGCTGCTATCGACCAAGGTGCAAGCCTGCAAATCCTCCGCAGTGAGGGCACCCTGGACCCCCACGCCGCCATGGCCGTGGCCGATGCCCGGCTCACCGAGGCCCGGCGCCAGCGCGAGCACGCCCGGCGTCGCAGCCAGGCCGTGCAGCTCCTGCATGAGCTCTTTCAGGAGGAGCAGAGCTCCCTTGCCAGGCAGTTCACCCAGCCGCTTGCGGAGAAGGTCTCCGGCTACCTCCAGTGCCTCTTCGGCCCGGAAACCACGGTGCAGGTGAAGCTCGGCGCGGACAACAAGTTCGAGGGGCTGGAGATCGTCCGCCCGGATCGCCAAAGCGGCGCGCTGGGCTTCGATGTCCTCAGCGGCGGCGCGCGCGAGCAGGTCGCCGCGGCTCTGCGTCTCGCCATGGCCGAGGTCCTCGCTGCCGGGCAGCCGGACAAGTGCCTCCCGCTGGTCTTCGATGACGCCTTTGCCTACTCGGATCCCGGCCGGGTGCGGACCCTTCAGCGCATGCTGGACCTGGCCGCCACGCGCGGACTCCAGGTCATCGTGCTCACGTGCAATCCGGCGGATTACGCGACCCTCGGCGCCCGGGAGTTCCGGCTGCCAGAGCCCACCCGGACCGCTTCTGTGCCACTGGCACCCATTGAGTCAACCTCGACATAGGGATAGGTAAGTCCTGCTTGTCGGCCGGGGTGGCTGTGCTCTATCCTGCCCCCGCCGAATGAACTTCCCCCGCCCGCTGTCCCGCCTCGCACTTGCCGCATTCCTGACCTGGCCGTTGCTGGCCTCCGGAGGCGCGCCTGCTCCTGATGGAGGCGAGCTCTACCGGCAGCACTGCGCCATCTGCCACGGAGCCGAGGGGCAGGGGATCCCCGGCGTCTTCCCGCCGCTCGCCGGTTCCGACTTCCTGGAACATCAACGCGAGCGCGCGCTTAAGGCCCCGCTGGAGGGCCTCTTTGGCAAGATCACCGTGAACGGCCGCGAGTACCAGGGCGGCATGCCCCCCGTGATTCTGCAGGACGAGCAGATCGCCTCCGTCTTCGCCCATGTCTATGGCTCCTGGGGGAACAAAGGGGCCGCCCCCACAGTGGCGGAGATCAAGACCCTGCGCAGCCAGAGCAAGTACCCCACGTATGAGGCCCTCGTGGCCTCCATGGTGAGCAGCCAGCTTCCTGCCGCGCCCCAGGGCTGGACGCTCAAGGTCGCCGCGGAGTTCAGCTTCTCCCCCGTACGCCTCGCCACGCACCCGGACGGCGCGCACGTCCTCATCCTCGCCCAGAACGGCGACATCTGGCAGTGGAAGGTCGGCACGCAGGAGCAGAAACTGTTGTTTCCTCGGGACACGTACTTCGATCTCGCGCTGGGCGATGTCCTCGCCCTCGGCCTCACCGTGGACAAAGAGGGCCGCCTCTACGTCACCAGCAACCAGTGCAACAAGAAGAAGACCCCCGTGGCCAATGAGGTCACCGTCTTCCGCACGGGGGCGTGGGCTGCGGAGAAGGGCTGGACCAGGCCCGAGCCCTGGCTGCGCGTCACGTACCCCTTTGGCATCGGACCCTACAACCACGGTGTCTCCCACATCGCCCAGGGGCCCGACGGCATGATGTACATCAACAGTGGTGCCCGCACTGATGGCGGCGAGCCCGGGAAGCAGCCCAACTACGACACCGGCGGCGAAAACGAACTCACCGCCTGCATGTGGCGCGTGGACCCCACCCAGGACAAGCCGCAGGTGGAGGTGATCGCCCGCGGCCTGCGCAACAGCTTCGGCTTCTGCTGGGATGACGAAGGCCGCATGATCGCCACCGAGAACGGCCCCGATGCCGAAGCCCCGGAGGAGCTCAATGTCATCGAACCCGGCCAGCACTACGGCTTCCCCTACCAGTTTGCCGACTGGACCGAAAAGGCCTATCCCCACACCCCCGACCTCCCCGCCGGGATCGTCGTGAAGCAGCCCCTCCGCAATCTTGGCCCCGATGCCGGCGGCAGCGCGGAGAAGGGAAAGAGCCTCTCAACCTTCGACCCCCACTCCTGCCCCAGCGGCATCGTCTGGCTCGGCAAGGACTGGCCCGCCCCCCTGGGAGGTAGTTTCCTCGCCGCCCGGTTTGGGAATCTCATCAAAGCCGATGCCGGGTATGACGTCCTCCAGATGCGCCCAGACTTCGAAGCCGGCACCACCAGCGTGAAACGCCTGCTCGCTCCGCTGGGCAGGCCTATTGATCTGCTGAAACTCCCCGGGCACCGCTTGTTGATCGCGGAGTACTGCCGCGGGACGAATCTGGCAGCAGGGATCGGGACCCCCGGGCGAGTGTTGGCGCTGGAGCCAGTTCGGTAAGTGGTAAGTGGTAAGTGGTAAGTGGTAAGTGGTAAGGGGTAAGGGGTAAGTGGTAAGGGGTAAGGGGTGGAAATGCATTCAAGCAAC contains these protein-coding regions:
- a CDS encoding PQQ-dependent sugar dehydrogenase, coding for MNFPRPLSRLALAAFLTWPLLASGGAPAPDGGELYRQHCAICHGAEGQGIPGVFPPLAGSDFLEHQRERALKAPLEGLFGKITVNGREYQGGMPPVILQDEQIASVFAHVYGSWGNKGAAPTVAEIKTLRSQSKYPTYEALVASMVSSQLPAAPQGWTLKVAAEFSFSPVRLATHPDGAHVLILAQNGDIWQWKVGTQEQKLLFPRDTYFDLALGDVLALGLTVDKEGRLYVTSNQCNKKKTPVANEVTVFRTGAWAAEKGWTRPEPWLRVTYPFGIGPYNHGVSHIAQGPDGMMYINSGARTDGGEPGKQPNYDTGGENELTACMWRVDPTQDKPQVEVIARGLRNSFGFCWDDEGRMIATENGPDAEAPEELNVIEPGQHYGFPYQFADWTEKAYPHTPDLPAGIVVKQPLRNLGPDAGGSAEKGKSLSTFDPHSCPSGIVWLGKDWPAPLGGSFLAARFGNLIKADAGYDVLQMRPDFEAGTTSVKRLLAPLGRPIDLLKLPGHRLLIAEYCRGTNLAAGIGTPGRVLALEPVR